The genomic interval ATGAAGTTTTATGACTTAAAAACGGCAGATCGCTAATTAAAAATTGCTGTGTTAAACCTCGAGCTACGGCTTGGGTATGCAGCACCATCATCTCTATTGTTGCCATAATGGTTGTTTCGTGGCCATGTACAGCCATCGCTACTGAGTCACCAACAAGTACACAATCTATATTAGATTCAGAAACAATACAGGCAGAAGGATAATCATAGCATGTGACCATGACGATTTTTTGTTGTTCTTCCTTTTTACGTTTGAAATCATGAATTTTCATTTGTGCTACTCCTTCATTAAGAAACTGGAGTAAGCATGATTAGGGAAAGCTAAATGTACTACAGGTACCTGTCGCATGGATCAAGTCCTCCAAAAGTTAAAAATTTAAAGTCGCTGCCAAGGGGTCAACGCAGTACGTATCATAGTTTAAATTCGGTACGTTGAGAAGTAGGGTTAAATATGGGACCTATTTTGTTCCTTTGTCATTCTGAGGTATTATTCCTGTTTCAGGTAACAAGCATCTGGACTCTGTTGATAAGTCGTCTTTCAAGACTCGACGTCCCACGGCTTGTCTCGGGACGTTGAGAACCAAATTGTCAACGGATCTTATAGTTGCGAAAAATAAACTACGTCATGTAAACAGGTTTTTTATGCAAATCATTGAAAAATTAGCTATCCCTGGTGAACATCCCCTATTGTTACAAGGTATTATCGGTAAGTTAGAAGCGGTTTTGACCGTTCCTGATCAAAAGGATAGTGGGTTTATTGCTTTTTTAGGACACCCGCATTCCCTGCAGGGCGGCACGATGAACAATAAAGTTGTTACCACTCTAGCGCGTGTTTTCAAAGATTTAGGTATTCCTTCTTTGCGTTTTAATTTTAGAGGAGTGGGGCAGTCTGAAGGATCTTATGATGCTGGACAAGGTGAAAGTGAGGATATGCTTGCTTTGGCTCGTGAGTTACAAAAAGAGCAACCGGAAAAGAAATTAATTTTTGCGGGTTTCTCTTTTGGGTCTTATGTTACTTACCGAGCTGCAGCACAAGTTCATGCACATTTATTAATCTCGATAGCGCCACCCATACATCATTATAATTATCATGAATTTAATCCGGCACCTTTTCCCTGGGTTATTGTTCAAGGTGAAGAGGATGAGGTCGTTCCTCCTGCATTAGTTTTTGATTTTGCATCGCAATTAGATCCGGAAGTTCCAGTAATTCGTTTTGCCAATACAAGCCATTTTTTTCATGGAAAATTGATAGAGCTCAAAACAAAGTTGAGTGAATATATAACCGCTCAGGTTGTCCTCTAATGACGTTAATAAATCAATATGAAACGGCAGTAGCCCGGGGCGAAATTGTTGATGATCCTTTACAAAGAGATATATTGCAGCATTTTCAGCGACTTACTGAGGAAATAAAAAAATCAAACTCCTCATGGTTCTACCCTTGGAGGAAATCTCGAGTCAAGGGTATATATCTTTATGGTCCTGTTGGAGTAGGAAAAACTTATTTGGTCGATCTTTTTTATGAATTTCTTGAGGAAAAAAAGAAGGCGCGTTTTCATTTCCATCATTTTATGCAACAAGTTGATGCACAATTAAGATTGTTACAGGGACAAAAAAATCCGCTACTTCAGATTGCTAAAAAGCTTGCCAAAAATACTCGGATACTTTGCTTTGATGAATTCATGGTTCATGATGTAGCTTATGCGATGATTTTGGCTGAATTACTCAAGGCTTTAGTTGCGCATGGGGTAATATTAGTAATTTCATCAAATATACCTCCAGATGATTTGTATCGAGATGGTGTTCATCGTAAACGATTTTTACCTGCTATTGCTGCTATTAAAGAAAATTGTGAGGTTCTGTATTTGAATGAGCAAAGAGATTATCGAATTGGGCGTGCGCCATTATTAGATGCTTATTTATGTCCACTAAATCAGCACACCAGTCAAGCAATGGAAAAACAATTTGTGTTACTAAACAGTGAATTTCAAGAACATGGGATTATTACAATTCAAAAGCGGACAATTCCTTATCTGAAGTGCGGGATAAAATCAATTTGGTTCGCTTTTGATATTTTGTGTAACCTCCCGCGTAGCCAATTAGATTATTTAGAGTTAGCAGATAAGTTTGACACTATCTTTGTCAGTGACGTGCCTGCTTTAACAGTAAATCATACATTACAAACCATTATGTTCATTCATTTTATTGATGTGATGTATGATCGTGGTATTAATATTATTTTATCTGCCGAAGTCACAGCAGAGCAGTTATATGTTGAGGGTGAAATGGTAGAGACCTTTAAACGAACTCTGAGTCGTTTGTTGGAAATGCAGTCTGTAGATTACTTGGCACGTCATCCCAAGCGAGAGTTACAAGAATTGATTTCGGATGACTCTGAATCGTAATGCGGTTCATTCAGTATGGATTAGCGCCATGCCCCTTAACAAGATATTATTCTTAAAGTA from Legionella sainthelensi carries:
- a CDS encoding alpha/beta hydrolase; the encoded protein is MQIIEKLAIPGEHPLLLQGIIGKLEAVLTVPDQKDSGFIAFLGHPHSLQGGTMNNKVVTTLARVFKDLGIPSLRFNFRGVGQSEGSYDAGQGESEDMLALARELQKEQPEKKLIFAGFSFGSYVTYRAAAQVHAHLLISIAPPIHHYNYHEFNPAPFPWVIVQGEEDEVVPPALVFDFASQLDPEVPVIRFANTSHFFHGKLIELKTKLSEYITAQVVL
- the zapE gene encoding cell division protein ZapE, which produces MTLINQYETAVARGEIVDDPLQRDILQHFQRLTEEIKKSNSSWFYPWRKSRVKGIYLYGPVGVGKTYLVDLFYEFLEEKKKARFHFHHFMQQVDAQLRLLQGQKNPLLQIAKKLAKNTRILCFDEFMVHDVAYAMILAELLKALVAHGVILVISSNIPPDDLYRDGVHRKRFLPAIAAIKENCEVLYLNEQRDYRIGRAPLLDAYLCPLNQHTSQAMEKQFVLLNSEFQEHGIITIQKRTIPYLKCGIKSIWFAFDILCNLPRSQLDYLELADKFDTIFVSDVPALTVNHTLQTIMFIHFIDVMYDRGINIILSAEVTAEQLYVEGEMVETFKRTLSRLLEMQSVDYLARHPKRELQELISDDSES